In the genome of Massilia sp. UMI-21, the window GTGTACGTGGAAATTCAACTCCTGAAGAGGCATGGGTTAAGCCTTCGGCAGATCGCCGCCGAGGTAGGCTGCGCAGTGAACACGGTACGCCGGCATCTGGCCCTGGAGGCCGTGCCGAAGTACGAACGCAAGGTCAAACGCCAGACGAAGCTGGCGCAATTCGAGCAGTACCTGAGAGATCGGCAGCAAGCCGCTCAGCCCGACGTGATTCCGGCCACCGTGCTGTACCGCGAGATCGCCGCTCGCGGCTACGAGGGCGGCATGAGCCAGTTGAGGGCCTTTCTGCGCACCTTGCGCCCGGCGCCTCCAGCCGACCCGGTGGTGCGTTTCGAGACGGCGATGGGCGAGCAGCTGCAGGTGGACTGGGTCGAATTCCGTAAAGGCAGCGCACCCTTGCACGCGTTCTGCGCGACGCTCGGCTTTAGCCGGGCGAGCTACGTGGAGTTCGTCAGCAACATGAAGGTGGAGACCCTGATCGCTTGCCACGAGCGCGCCTTTGCGGCGTTCGGTGGCGTGACGCGGCGGGTCCTGTACGACAACATGAAGACGGTGGTGCTGGAACGCGATGCGTACGGCGAAGGCGAGCACCGCTTCCACGCCGGCTTCCTGGACTACGCCAGGCATAGCGGTTTCGTGATCAAGCTGTGCCAGCCGTACCGGGCCAAGACCAAGGGCAAGGTCGAACGATTCAACGGCTACCTGCGTCGTTCGTTCTACGTGCCGCTGGCGAGCCGGCTCGCGCAGAGCGGCCAGAAGCTCGACGTCGTGACGGCCAACGTGGAAGTGGCCCACTGGTTGCGCGACGTGGCCAATGCGCGCATCCACGGAACAACCGGAGAGCCGCCAGCCGAAGCATTGAAGCGGGAGGTGGAGCACCTGCAAGCGCTACCGGCACCGTGGCGGGCGGACATCGCGGCAGCCAGGCCGCAAACGAGTACTGCAGCACCTGCGGCGCCGCGGCCGGCGGCGGTGGTGGAGCGGATCGCGCAACCGTCTCCAGTACAGCATCCGCTACAGGTGTACGACGCGCTGCTGGTGCGGGTTACTGAAGGGGTGGCGGCATGAACCTGCAGCATGAGCGTATCGCGGCGTTGTGCGAGAGCCTGAACCTGCCGTTCGTGGCACAGGGCTATGGCGCCGCAACCCAGAAGGCGGCGAAGCAGGAGATGGCCTACAGCGACTTCCTGGAGGGGCTCTTGAGGGAAGAAGCCGCCGGACGCAACGTACGCAAGCAGAGCATGATGACCAGGCTGGCCGGGTTCCCGGCAGTGAAGACGCTGGACGAGTTCAACTATGACTTCGCCAAAGGCGTCAAGCGCAGCCAGGTCGAGGAACTGGCCGGCCTGGGCTTCGTTGAACGGCATGAAAACGTGGTGCTGGTCGGGCCCAGCGGCGTAGGCAAGACGCACCTGGCAATGGCACTGGGCTACAAGGCCACGCAGGCAGGCATCAAGACGCGCTTCACGACGGCGGCCGACTTGATGTTGGCGTTGTCGACGGCGCATACGCAGAACAATCTGAAAGCGGTGATGCACCGCGCGATCAAGGCGTATCGGCTCTTGATCATCGACGAGATCGGCTATTTACCGATGAACCGGGAACAGGCCAACCTGTTCTTCCAGGTGATCGCGGCCCTGTATGAGCGTAGCAGCCTGATCGTGACCAGCAACCTGCCGTTCGGGCAGTGGGACACGACCTTCGCGCAGGACACGACGCTGACCGCGGCCCTGCTCGACCGGCTGCTGCACCACGCGCACATCGTGCCGATTGCAGGGGAAAGCTACCGGCTGAAGCACCAGCGCCAGGCCGGGATGATGAGGGGGAGCGATGTTGCAGAAGTTGGCTGAACGCGGACGGTGTTCGGCAACGGCGGTGTATCAGTTTTAAATCGCTGGCACGACGAAATCTGTATCAGTTTTCAATCGCCGTTGACACGCGCGATGGTTCATGACGGTTTCCTCGGCGACAAACTGCTATGCTGAGTTGGACGGCCGGGTTCGGCCAAGAGCGGACGTCTACACATTAAAATTGAGGCGAAATGGACCTACCCATGAGAGATGCTGACGAAGCGTCCCAGCTGGTAATCGAACTTGCATCAGTGCTCATCAAAACGATGCAGTCAATGGAGAAGCCATGGCTGCGTGCCTTCGTGCGCTTCGAAATGACTAGCTCAAGTAACTGGGGATGCAACGGTTCCTACGAGACGCCTGTTGGGGTGCTGTTGTTTGACCCAGTTGACGATGGCAGAGACCTTTTTGCGGCTGTTAACGACCTAGGGCCTAGGCTACGACAGGCCGCGTCCACGCCTGAGAGAGAAGTCCTTGTTTTTCTTGTAGTTGTAGACAGTGAATTCAACTACAAAATTGACTTTGAAAGCCAGGACTTAGAGCGCTGGAAAATAACTAAGCGTAACGGGGCATCGGGCATTCCTGCGGGGCTTAGCCGACGATTTACAGGCCAGCTCTAGCCGAGGTGGCCGTTGACAGAGCAGCTTGTCCAGGTCCGCTATGGGTCCAGCCTGTGTAAAAACTCATTAACTGGATCCGTAAGCCGGATAGTACGGCTCACGGCCTATCCAAAAGCTTATAGAAGCGCCATAGCCTTGGCCGCCCCGTTTTCCAGTCCTCGGCAAGACCAGCAGCAAGAACGCTCCAAACAGCCCGATTGGCGGCAGAAAACGGGCATACGCCCTAATCGCCGCCAGCATTCCCTGCATGCCAAGCAGCGCGAGCAAACGACTAAAGTTGTAAGCCAGCACATGCAAGCTCATTTCGATCTTCACACGTTCCAGGCCTTTCGTTAGAAAGTGTGTGGATCCCATCCATGCCTTGATCGTGGCATAGGGATGCTCGACGGTTGAACGCCGGATGCGCATGGCGTCGGGCGTCTGTTCAAGACGTGCCTGCATGTCGTCGAGCACATCCTGATGTTCCCAGCGCGTCACGCGCCGCTGAGTGCTCGGCGTGCACTTGTCCTTGAGCGGGCAGCCCTTGCAGTTCGAGCTCCAGTAGCGGTGATTCGTCATGCCTTTTTCGACGCTGGAAAATCGCCATATCAAGGCTTCGCCAGCCGGGCAGCGGTACTCGTTCTTTTCGGAATCGTAGATGAAGTCGGCCTTGTCGAACCGGCCATCGGCCTTGGCCCCGGAAGTTTTCGTAGGCGGCACCAAAGCACGTATGCCCGCCTCATGACAGGCCAGGATTTCCTCGCCCTTGAAGTAGCCTCGGTCGGCAATCGCTGTCAACGTCGCCGTACCGATCGCTGCGCGGGCCTTCTTGGCCATGCCGGACAATTGATCGCGGTCGCTGCCATTGTTAGTGACCTCGTGCTCGACAATCAAATGGTGTTTGGCATCGACCGCTGTTTGCACGTTATAGCCAACGATGCCTGAGCCGCGCGTCATCATCGAGCGAGAATCCGGATCGGTGAGCGAGATCTGCGTTTCTCCAGTCTTTTCCAGCTTCGCTTCGATTTCCTTGAGCGTAGCCATTTGTGATTTCAACGCTGCGATCTTGTCGTTCAGGCGAACGCTTTTCGCTTGTGCAGTAGCCGGCTCCTGCCGGTCTGCCGTGTCGAGTTCTGTCAGGTAGCGGCTGATGTTCGCTTCGATCTCCGTCATCCTGCGCTTGAGCTTGGCGTCAGTGAAGTTGCGGTCGCTGCTGTTGACGGCCTTGAACTTGCTGCCGTCGATCGCCACCACTGCATCCGAGAACAGATCCAGCTGCTGGCACAAGACGACGAACTGCCTGCAGACATTACGAATGGCTTTGCCGTTGTCCTTGCGGAAGTTCGCTATCGTCTTGAAGTCCGGGGTCAGGCGCCTGGTCAGCCACATCAGCTCGACGTTGCGCTGCGCTTCGCGCTCGAGCCTGCGGCTCGACTGGATGCGGTTCAGGTAGCCGTAGATGTAGAGCTTGAGTAGTACAGCCGGGTGGTACGCTGGCCTGCCAGTCTTTGCAGGTATCACCCGCGCAAAACCCAGACTGGCCAGGTCAAGCTCATCGACGAATACGTCGACCACCCGAACCGGGTTGTTTTCGGTGACGTAGTCATCCAGGTGCTCTGGCAGTAGCGTGCCTTGCCCACGGTCTTCGCCTTCGATAAAGCGCTTCATTTAACACCCCGGTGATGAGATACTCCCTCAACGTTAACCCAGCCGGGTTCGTTTACACGGTCCTGTGTTTTTACACAGGCTGGGCCAGAAGCGGACCTTGGAAATTTTGAGTGAGGCGTCAATGACCACCTTGAAAGCAGCCTACGACGCTATCAAGAACGATGACATTAGAACATTAACCGTCTTGCTCGATAGCGAGCCAGAACTGGTCCAGGCAATGACGCCGTTTGGCTCAATCATGCACGTCGCTGCCGGGGTAGGTAACGAGTTAATGCTCGATCTTCTCGTCAAACGTGGAGCTGATCTTGAGTCTCGCGGTGGTACTTTCGGTGGCACAGCATTGAACTATGCTGCGTCTAAAGCTCAACTCGGAGCAGTACGCTTCCTGCTGAGGCGAGGCGCACAAATGGATGTAAGTGAGCCTGAGCGGAACCCACTTTTTAGCGCCGTTCAAAGCGGCAGCCTGGATATTGCTAAACTGCTGATTGAACACGGCATTGATGCCACGGTCGCATACACAGGCAAATCGATGAAGAATATGGATGCCCTCGCGTTTGCACTCGAGATGGGGCAAATGAAGATCGCCTATTTCTTGCGCACTCGCCTACTAGGTGTCTGACATACATAGAATTGGTGGGCACGTCCGCTTTGGGTCGAAATTCGCCGTACACTGGACGGCGCAGATCGGTTAAAAGCAGACTAAGCGAGGAGTCGCTTTGATAGCGGCAGTCGAAATAAGCGGAGCAGCTTTATGAGTAAAAACGAAGTGTTTAGGCGAGAAACCACGGCCCGTGCTGCTATCAAGCAGTCTCTTGGAACAGGTAAAGATGAATCAAGTGCGGGCCTGTTCGCATCCCACCACCTGAAAGAGCTGGAGGGCGAGTATTGGCAGAAGCATCTTGGCACAAGCAGTCCGGAACCGATTCGAATCCTCGACATCCTCGAGTTGCGCTCGCACTGGGGAGCAGACGATGATGATGGTTTGGATATCTTCGACTTTACTCTTCCGGATGACGTCACGGACTACGTGATCAGCGTTCGCTTCGATGAGACTGGAGAAGTTGAAGAGATATCGATGGAAAGTTAGTGCCATTCGAGCAATGTCTGCTCTGGGTTAGACAGGCCAGGCTCGCAGACTCAGTCCGAGCATCTGGATGGCGGCCGGTTCCGTAGACAGACCGATGCCATGGCCCTGGCACCACGTCTGCACACCTGCGGCCGCTGATAGCAGCCCACCCGCCGGTCCATCACGCCTCCGATAGGACTCAAGCCGCATGCAGACGGCGCGCCGCCGCCACGAAATCCGCTTCCGCGATATCCCGCAACTCCAGCACCTCCGCCTTCGGGAACTGCACGAAATTGCGGTCGATCGAACGCAGGTAGGCCGGGTCGTAGTGCTCCTGCAGCAGCTGGCCCACCAGCTCCGGCATGGCGCCGCTGTTGGCCATGTCGCGCCAGGACTTGATCTTCTCGTTGCCGTGCAGCTGCGCCAGGTGCGCCAGCTGGCCGGTGAGCGCCTCCGGGTTCCGGCAGAAGTGCGCGTAGTCTTCCATCAGCAGCCGCACCCGGTTCTCGTGCGACAGCGAAACCGAGATGCAGCTGGCGGCGCGCATGCGCTCCATTACCGCGTCCGGCACGCGCAGGTTGCCCACCTTCTTGCTCTCCGATTCGACGAACACCGGCCGCGAGGGGTCGAAGTGGCGCAGCTTGTTCCAGATGCGGCTTTCGAACATCTTTTGGGTCGGTTGCGGCTCGTCCGGCAGGTGGCCCAGCACCGAGCCGCGGTGCGCGGCCAGGCGCTCCAGGTCGAGCACCTGCGCGCCGATGCGCTCGAGCGTTTCCAGCAGCCGGCTCTTGCCGCTGCCGGTGGTGCCGCACACCACGCGCAGGTCCAGCGCCGGCGGGTTTTCCAGCGCGCTTGCCACGTGCGCGCGGTAGGCCTTGTAGCCGCCGTCGAGCTGGATGGCCGGCCAGCCGATCTTGGCCAGGATGTGCGCCATCGAGCCGCTTCGGTTGCCGCCGCGCCAGCAGTAGACCAGCGGCTTCCAGTCGCGCGGCTTGTCCGCCCACAGGGTCTCGATATGGCGTGCGATGTTGGCCGCCACCAGCGGCGCGCCGACCTTCTTCGCTTCGAAGGCGCCGACCTGCTTGTACAGGGTGCCCACGCGCACGCGCTGCGCATCGTCCAGCACCGGCGCGTTGATGGCGCCGGGGATGCGGTCGAGCGCGTATTCCGACTCGCTGCGCGCGTCGATGATGGTGTCGAAGGTATCGAGTTCCGGAAGGATCTCGGCGAAGCTCTGGACGGCAGGGTATTTCATTATTCTTTCACGAGCGGCGCGAATTTCGGCCAGATATTGTTGAGGATGATGGGATGGGCGGCGGCCAGCGGATGCAGGC includes:
- the mnmH gene encoding tRNA 2-selenouridine(34) synthase MnmH, with the protein product MKYPAVQSFAEILPELDTFDTIIDARSESEYALDRIPGAINAPVLDDAQRVRVGTLYKQVGAFEAKKVGAPLVAANIARHIETLWADKPRDWKPLVYCWRGGNRSGSMAHILAKIGWPAIQLDGGYKAYRAHVASALENPPALDLRVVCGTTGSGKSRLLETLERIGAQVLDLERLAAHRGSVLGHLPDEPQPTQKMFESRIWNKLRHFDPSRPVFVESESKKVGNLRVPDAVMERMRAASCISVSLSHENRVRLLMEDYAHFCRNPEALTGQLAHLAQLHGNEKIKSWRDMANSGAMPELVGQLLQEHYDPAYLRSIDRNFVQFPKAEVLELRDIAEADFVAAARRLHAA
- a CDS encoding ankyrin repeat domain-containing protein; translated protein: MTTLKAAYDAIKNDDIRTLTVLLDSEPELVQAMTPFGSIMHVAAGVGNELMLDLLVKRGADLESRGGTFGGTALNYAASKAQLGAVRFLLRRGAQMDVSEPERNPLFSAVQSGSLDIAKLLIEHGIDATVAYTGKSMKNMDALAFALEMGQMKIAYFLRTRLLGV
- a CDS encoding AAA family ATPase produces the protein MNLQHERIAALCESLNLPFVAQGYGAATQKAAKQEMAYSDFLEGLLREEAAGRNVRKQSMMTRLAGFPAVKTLDEFNYDFAKGVKRSQVEELAGLGFVERHENVVLVGPSGVGKTHLAMALGYKATQAGIKTRFTTAADLMLALSTAHTQNNLKAVMHRAIKAYRLLIIDEIGYLPMNREQANLFFQVIAALYERSSLIVTSNLPFGQWDTTFAQDTTLTAALLDRLLHHAHIVPIAGESYRLKHQRQAGMMRGSDVAEVG
- a CDS encoding DUF2004 domain-containing protein, with product MSKNEVFRRETTARAAIKQSLGTGKDESSAGLFASHHLKELEGEYWQKHLGTSSPEPIRILDILELRSHWGADDDDGLDIFDFTLPDDVTDYVISVRFDETGEVEEISMES
- a CDS encoding IS21 family transposase; the protein is MKPKEVYVEIQLLKRHGLSLRQIAAEVGCAVNTVRRHLALEAVPKYERKVKRQTKLAQFEQYLRDRQQAAQPDVIPATVLYREIAARGYEGGMSQLRAFLRTLRPAPPADPVVRFETAMGEQLQVDWVEFRKGSAPLHAFCATLGFSRASYVEFVSNMKVETLIACHERAFAAFGGVTRRVLYDNMKTVVLERDAYGEGEHRFHAGFLDYARHSGFVIKLCQPYRAKTKGKVERFNGYLRRSFYVPLASRLAQSGQKLDVVTANVEVAHWLRDVANARIHGTTGEPPAEALKREVEHLQALPAPWRADIAAARPQTSTAAPAAPRPAAVVERIAQPSPVQHPLQVYDALLVRVTEGVAA